From the Vicugna pacos chromosome 30, VicPac4, whole genome shotgun sequence genome, the window atgaaattataaaacagaaacagactctcagacatagaaaacatctTATGGTTACCACCAGGAAGGATGGgggtgataaattaggagtttggggttagcagatacaaattactatatataaaatagataaacaacaaggtcctaatataTAAcaaaaggaactatattcagtgtcttgtaatataccataatggaaaagaatgtgaaaaagtatatgcgtgtgtgtatgtgtgtgtgtctgtgtgtctgtgtacaattgaatcactttgctgtataccagaaaataacacattgtaaatcaactattcttcaataaaaaaaaatatttttaataacctAATTGATTTCCCTCAAAACTATCAAGGTCATTACAAACAAGGATAGTCTAAGAAACCGTCACAGTCCAGAGGAGCCTGAGGAGATGTGATGACGAACATGGTATCCTAGACGCCatcttggaacagaaaaaggacattaacaCTAAAAAAACTTCACGggggaaagaaaagtaaaaaacaaacaagaaaacagcaaaggaaatctGAATGACGTATGGACCTTAGTCAATAACGATGTATCGATATTGGTTCATTAGCTGTGACAGTATACCACACGACTGTACCATCACGCGGCCTCAGCTCAGGAAGGTCTTCAGGTCAGCTTCCGTTCATGGGCCAGGGCTATGCCGGGCCTGAGTTGATGCCTTGGTCAAATAAAATAGCTTCAGACAGAAACTGTGGAAGCCATCTTTCTAAAATGGATCTTTGGGATTTAACTGGCTAAACGCAGGACCGTGGCGGAGCACGACTGAGGTCAATACTGCATGTTGGTGTCACCCTGCTAACTGTGCCTGTGCAGGAGAGTTAAtacagcagggctggggctgctgctATCCCGAGAAAGCCCGCTTGCAATGTTAGCCCCTGACTGACACCTGGGAACTTGATTGGTAAACAGTTCCCAACATTGACATAAAAATGTTCTGCCTAAAGCTATTTGTACAATGTGGCTTACGCTGAACACCTGCTTCCTTCTGGGAGCGTGGAATTTTGGTACATGCTAGGCAGACGGTGCCCATGTGACCAGCCCCAATAAAACCCTTGGGCACAGAATTTCTAATGAGCTTTCTTGGTGGACTGCTAAAATTCACTGCTGGAATATTCAAGTGTCCTGTGTGAATCCCCTAGGAGAGAGCTCGGAAGCCTACACCTGGTTTCCCCCGAAGTTACACCAGGAGCACCTTTCCATTGCTGACTTTGCAATCTATGGTTCACCGTCATATGAGAAGGAAcacttcccttgagagaatgccAGCTAGTAAATGGAGAAAGGAATTAtaaaatccccattttacaactCCCAATGTTATTACTATCCTTCAGGCAAGAATCAATAGATCCTAAAACTACTCAGTAAAACGTGCTGGGAgagaaaatcagagaaatttTAATATGGACTGCATGTTAGTGAattaatattcattttcttaggtGTAACAGTGGTATTGTGATTATAAAGGTGAGTATCTTTTTGGCTTCCAGTTTAGTGTTTTTTCACCccacttttaattgaagtatagttgatttacaattttgtgttagtttctggtgtacagcatagtgattgttattacatatatataatatatatacacatacatacacacacacacttttgcatattttttcattacatgtcattgaatacagttccctgcgctatacataggaccttgttgtttatttattctgtacaTGGTAGTTTGTACAAAGATGAATACCTTTATTCTTAGGACACagatgctgaaatcttttagccaAAGTATCAAAACTGTCAGGATGCCTGCAACTTTCCAACGGTTcaccagaaaaataaatgaagtaatgaTGGAATAAAGCAAATGCATCAAAATATTAACAAGTGGTATATACTGATGAAGAGTATGTGGGTGTTAATTGCattattttttcaacttttcttagGTCTGAGTATTTTCATAatcaaaaaaaagtaaaggagttaatttccaaaatatacaactcaataccaaaaaaaccaaaacaacccaatcaaaaaatgggcagaaacctCAATAGGCATTTCTAAGAGATACAGATGgtcaaacaggcacatgaaaagatgttcagcatcactaattgttagagaaatgcatatcaaagtacaatgaggtatcacctcacaccagtcagaatggccatcatcaaaaattctacaaataataaaggctgcagagggtgtggagaaaagggaaccctcctacactgttgatgggactataaattggtgcagccactatggaaaacagtatggagattcctttaaaaactaaaaattaagttaccatatgatccagcaatcccattcctgtgcatacatccagaaaagatgaaaactctaattcaaaacgtgcaccccaacgttcacagtagcactgtttacaatagccaagatatggaagcaacgtaagtgtccatcaacagatgaatgaataaagatgtgatacacacacacgcgcacacacatacaaacacgaatactactcagccataaaaaatggtgtgctgccatctgcagcaacaacGAATGGACctagtgaagtcagagaaagacaaatattgttatcacttacacgtggaatctgaaaaacatatAAATGAATTACAAAACTgactcagacagaaaataaatttacagctaccaaaggggaaggtgggaggaggggaaactactgtgtataaaataaacaaggatttactgtctagcacagggaactatatccagtatcttataataatctataatggaaaaggtttttaaaaggaatatatacaactgaatcattttgctggatACCTGGAACAcagtattataaatcaattacttcaatacttcaatcaaaaaataaaaagtaaaaaatctaCCTCTTGCTGAAGGCCAATTCCTCCATGAACTCTTTTCTAGTTCTACCAATATTTATCTTTAATCCAAATGGCACTTTGTACTGGTAACTTACTGCATCTTCTTTGTATTTCTATGTAGTAACTACACAGTATTCACTACGTTAAATGTCTCTTGTCCTCCCTCCTTAACCTTAGGTTGTCACTGAGGATCCTTCAGCCTTGCTCACTGTGTCCCCTCTCTAGTGGTCATCTCATAGTTGATGCTCAACAAATGAActaagcactatttaaaatatgcttctcttACTACTCCTATTATCATAGACTATACCCGAGACATCAGAGGCCTTCTGCAGCGCTAGAAAGACTTTACAATcaagtagattttaaaataaaaatctgaaagcCATAAAATCTCAAATTTCAAACTCCAGGAGCCATAcaagaaatattttatgacaGCCATTTGGCTACCACATAGGAAGGCCATTAGGCAAAGTAATCATGCCTGCCTGTTCAGACCAGCCAGGTGCCCGGGAGCATTCCATCACATTGGTCTAAGCAATTAATGAGAGATGGCATTTGAACCTCAGAATTTGTTGCTCCTGGTTCACTGCTGCAGCAGAAATGTGCTGGGCTTTAGCTCAGTAAAATCAAGGAAAGGGCCACACAGCTTAGAACTGTTGACGTGTTCTAGCACAACTCTTAATTTACATGAACAAAGCCTTAAATGACTTACCAAACTCATACAGCTTGTGGACAGTAGAAACTGAAATCCAAATGTCTAGACTCACAAAAATTCTTTCAGTATCAGTATTGTCTCATTCATTAGACAAATTAAActagaacaatttaaaaatattctgtacATAAAAACATCCTACCAGGACTCAGAAAGGAAGGTAAAAATAAGCATGTCAGCTTTTATCAGCTCACAAAGAAATCGTATAAGCAACATTTCTCTTTATCCCAATTGTTTAAATTGTAATGATAAGAGAATTGACTATGGTGAGGTGTGTGACAACACGCGTCCAAAATTCTTATTAGGTGAAATCAATACATCACACATGTTAAAGTCAAGAAGTAGCACAATAAAAACtgcattatggaaaaaaaaaaacaaaaacaagaaactgCATTATGGAGGTAactggcaaaataaataaatgaccagAGGTTAGCTGCTTTTAGAAAGCAGGAAGCAGCTGGGGAGGGACAAGCATACCACTGTTTCTCATCAACAGCcttgacttttttcttcttcaaatcaTAAGCCTGtgttaacaatttaaaaatataaagagcccagaaaaacCTCAATGTGGGTGAAACTTAAATATGACTGTCATGACAGGTATGGTGGGGGCTAAAAGGGGCTGAAAAAACTGGATACGCATACggaaaaagggggggggagacttctgacctctagaCAAAAACACAACTCCACACAGATTATGAGGGTCAATCTTAcgtgtcaacttggctagactATGGTATCCAGTTTTTGGCCAAACACCAGTTTTCatattgctgtgaaggtattttttagacGTGAATAACACTGAAAAtgcagtagactttgagtaaagccgACTATTCCCCACAGGGGTGGGTCTCACTCAGTTGAAGGCCTTACGAGAAAAACCTGAGGTCCACCGTGGGAGGAGGAATTCCACCTCCAAGTgcaactcttccctgggtctccaaccgGCCCACCTACCCTTTCACTCTTGCCCACCCCTACAATCTCTCTACACATCGacatttgtttctctggagaactttaATACGTGGATTAAGCTCTTAGATGACAAAAGCAAACTTCAAATTCTTAGTAGAAAATACAGTTAGCTGTCTTTGTGACTGTAGAGTAAGACagactaaaaaatgctaaccatgaAAACTAACTTGATCACATTATAATTAAGAACCACAGCTTATGAAATGTACATTAAAGAAACTACACAATGATACTGACAAGTGCTCACAATTTTATTCAGTCTGATATCTCCTTCTCAGTGTTTGCCCTGATCTTTTATTCTTCACTTAgctcttttttcatttccttgagaATTTTACTCACCCTTTCTCACCTCCAGTACCTCTTTATGCAGATTAGTCCTCTGCCCAGAGAAGCCAGTCAGGCTTTTCAACATTATCACATATGAACTTTGCCACATAATTTCTCTTTAATCAATCACAAAGCACTCCAGAATCTTGCGAAGGACCTGTCTTGAATATTACGTAGGCTTGCTGactttaataatatttaaataaaaaaatgttaagaaacatGTTTACCAATTCCTCAAAGTAATCTCAGTTCTTCTTAAAGAATCAAACTACAGAAAACTAAACTGCCCAGGCAGTACGGAACCTTTATTTTAACGTGATCACTGTACATCTGCAGTACGGCAGTAATCCTTTTACAAATGAACTGATTACTAGACGAAACAATGACAAAACCAAACTGGTATTTGATGTGAATCCATAGGAGTTTAAGCTTCAAATCCAgccaagaagtttgtaacaatCTCTTTCAGTTTTGCATCTGTCTCTTCTGAGATCTTTCCATCAGtcctatttgaaaataaaagcaaatcagTTCTGACCTGGACAAAAATTTTGACTAGCCTAATTACAGAATTCCAAAGAATTTTAACAAGACTTTTTAACTTAAAACCTACAGAAAAGAGGACACTGACTGTGCTCATACCTGATTTTGCCCAGCAGGGCTTGGTGCTGGCTGATAACATGAGACAAGAAAGCAGTCTCAAACTTTGTGATCTTGCTGGGCTCCAGCTTATCCAGGTACCCCCTGACGCCCGCATAGATCACGGCCACCTGCTCTTCAATAGCCATGGGAGCTGAAAAGAAACGAGTGAGCTGCTCAAACAAATGCCACGTTTCCAAAACCAGAGAAACTTACTTTTTCCTCAATTAACATGTCTCTACAGATCGCCTAATTTTACAACTGAGAAACTGCATTAGTCCTCCTGCCCATCTCCCTCCCCGGGAAACGGCTTTTCCTCATATCTGTAAGCCTTGAGGTGTAACCTCTGGGCATAGTCCATGCGCAACTCTGTATCATCTGGCAGCATTTGTATTGTTTTAGGTATAGACAATTTGCTTaaattttagaggaaaataatacagaataacaCTCTTTTAAATCTGGCACCATCCACACTCAGACAGCCCAGGCAGCGGTGATGGAGAGGCACAGAATCTACTGTTTTAATTCCCAAAAGGCATCAGCATACCTCTTTCCCGGTTATTCAGCTCCTAGCGTTTATGCTCAAATTATAAGAACTGTACTTCAAGTAAGTAAAACAGGCATCAAACACACTCAAAAGGCAGTGCCTCTGATGAAAGGTAACAGCACGTCTTACGGTTTATAAGGAGCTACAGGACCTCCCCGAGCCCTAACTTGACCAGAAGAGTAGCCCGGCTCACCATACTGGCCCTGCTTCAGCAGCTCCGTCAGGCGCACACCGCGGCTCAGGAGCTGCTGAGTGGCAGCGTCGAGGTCAGAACCGAACTGGGCAAAAGCAGCGACCTCACGATACTGAGCCAACTCCAGCTTCATGGTACCTGCCACCTGAAACACAGAAATGGTCAACCCACACAATACAAGAAAACCTACCACAACGACACGGGTCACCATATAAATACACTTTGATTTTTAACCTAATGACAAAAGTGATGCAAATTACCTGCTTCATGGCCCTGGTTTGGGCAGCAGATCCGACACGGGACACAGACAAACCAACATTGATGGCAGGACGGATACCTTTGTAGAACAATTCTGTTTCCAAGAAGATCTACAATGTAAGGAAAATACATGTTTATTAGCAAGCTTAAAGAAATCACTTTTCTTCCAAAACTAAGTCACTGCAGCAAAAACTGAAGCCCAAAAACCCTGAGGAAGAAGACTAAGCGTCTTCTTGTGGTGGGTGAAGAGAGCCCCCAAATCATTCACAACCCAAATCAACCTGCATATTCTATTGCTGAGATTAGGAGAGATGCATGAGATAAGGGGAAAAACAGGTATCATATTTATGCTAAAATAGATACAGGTGAAGTGATGTGATCTCTCTAGGATTCACTTCAAAATTATCTAAGGAGGAGAACAGGGGgtaaaaagaaggcaagaatgaagCACACCATACCATGAATGGATAAACGGGGGAGACACATGGGGTTTCATTACACTATTCTCCTTACATTTGAAACTTTCCTTAACAAAACCTAAAGGGCATTTAACAAATTAGTTTGTAACTACTAGCAATGCCTCGGAATCACCCAAAGCTTCTAATGCTTATTTtaatcataaaaacaatacctGTCCATCGGTGATGGAAATGACATTTGTTGGAATGTAAGCAGACACGTCACCAGCTTGGGTTTCTATGACTGGTAACGCAGTCAGGGAGCCTCCACCAAAAGCATCGTTCATCTTGGCAGCTCTTTCTAGCAGACGGGAGTGCAGGTAGAACACATCCCCAGGGTAGGCCTCACGACCCGGGGGTCGGCGGAGCAGCAGAGACATCTGACGGTAAGCGACAGCCTGCAGTACAGAAAAGGGTTGCGAGGTTCCCCAATTAGACACAAGTTACCCACACCAACCATCACTGCGGTGCAAACACACAGACAGATTCTAAAAACACATTTCCTTCGACCTGTTTGGATAAGTCGTCATAGATGATCAAAGCATGTTTGCCGTTATCTCTGAAATACTCTCCCATAGAGCACCCGGAGTAGGGCGCCAGGTACTGAAGTGGGGCGGCGTCAGAAGCGGTAGCTGAAACCACGATGGTGTACTTCATGGCATCTGGGAAAGGAGGAGATTTTAAGTTTTACAAGGTTATTGATACTATGATTTTAAATTAGAAACTGCTATAATAAAAATGATCTAAGGGCTTCACTACTAAGTGATTTATTAGTAACCACAGTCAAACTGCTTCTACTATATAGAAACTAACAGAACCTTACAATTTACTGATGTTTCGTGCTGCTGTTTCACTCTTGCTTTATAGCAATTTACACTAGTAGAAACTTCAGTTCAttaggaaataattataaatcagcCTTAATAAGCATcccatacaagatcttgtgatagctcacagaaaaaaatgtgacaatgaatatatgtatgttcatgtataactgaaaaattgtgctctacactgcaatttgacacaacattgtaaaatgactatcactcaataaaaaaaatgtttaaaaaaatcttaaaaaataaaaaaataattccttaaaaaagaaaaaaagagtaagcgtcccagataacagcagtgagGCTGAAGTTCTTCATTTAATACCTGCATCTGTAAGTCTCTTCACCAACTGGGCAACAGTGGATCTCTTCTGACCAATAGCAACATAGATACAGTACAGCTTCTTCTTTTCATCAGTTCCATCATTGAATCGTTTCTGGTTAATGATTGTGTCAATAGCAATCGACGTTTTgctttaagaagagaaaataaacataaatcttACTAAATACTTCAAAAGATTTCCCAGCCTAAATTTTACTGCTACTAATCTTCATATCCCATTCCTCTCTCTCCAGTACATCCAAATCATTTATCATTCTAGGCCTAAAAAGTAGTCTTTCcacatataaaattttacttagaACTTTTAGCAAGCTATTGAGTCTTTACCCAGTCTGTCGGTCACCAATAATCAGCTCACGCTGACCGCGACCAATCGGCACCAAGCTGTCCACAGCCTTAATGCCAGTCTGCATTGGTTCCCGCACAGAGATTCGAGGAATGATCCCAGGGGCTTTCAGGCCAACTCGCCTTCGGGTCTTGGCACCAATTGGACCCtgtgaaacaataaaaagaaactcCAGAACAATCAGTCTGGCCGTTTGTCAAAAGCTATCACCACAGCTAATAAATGTTAAACCTAACCTACCTTTCCATCAATGGCATTACCAAGGGCGTCCACTACACGACCCAACAGCTCCTCGCCAACTGGAACGTCCACGATGGCCCCAGTTCTCTTCACAATATCTCCTTCCTTAATCAGTTTATCATTTCCAAACACGACAACACCGACGTTGTCAGGTTCCAAATTCAGAGACATACCCTACATAAAAGACACAATTGAACATTCATGAAGCTTGAGGGGTACTTCTTCCCATACACCTACACCACACATGAAAGCAGCTAGTGGAAAACAGTAGTGCTATTCTTTTAGATCTGGCTTACCTGAGTATTTTCCCAACAATCTTAAGACTTTTAAAATAGCAACATGTTCCCTTGAACGGTATCACACATTACATTATAAACCTAACGTGTTCCTTATCACGCCCTCTCAGAACTAAAAGCAGCAAAGAAATTGGACAGCTTAAGCTTTTCCCACTGCAGGTACTCTACGGTGGTTTCCGAATTGAGTGTCCAGTATGAAATAAAGTGCTCAACATCAACTGGAAATTTAAGACACACTTGATTTACAACTGTGAGAAGCTCtataaacagttttaaaaaattatcagaacCTCTACTCACCAGGTTAGtagaaagtgaaatttaaaagctACCTAATCAATTACAAATCTTCACAATATAATAGTCCTGGGTCATCTCTCCTCATTAGTCATATTTCACAATGGTTAGACTTAAGATCCCTAAATCACGACTGAAGCTAGAAGGCTTGTCCAGGAACCTGAACCTGGTCAGTAAGGAAGCCCTGGAGAACTACTCTGAGTAAACATAGAGGAACATCACTGCAGGTACAGAATCTTTACTCTGTATCTCTGATGTTCAACAGcagccactaaccacatgtggctattaaattaaattaataaatgccaCATTACCACAGCCAGAGAAACTTACTTTCTCCTCCAATTATTAACATGCCTCTAAATATCACCTACTCACTTTCTCAGCAAGAAACTCTACATTTCACATTCAATAGCGTCATATCTATCTCAGTTACCGTATTTAAAACAACACAgacatagaacatttccatcactgcagaaagttctattggacagtacTGGTCCAGACTCTTGGATCTCAAAAGCTAAAAGGAAACTTAGAGCTCATCTATTTCAGCCTTTCTTTTCAAAGGCAGATACAGTAAAGATGAGAGGTTAAATTTTTAGCCAAGGCCTTACAGCCACTGATAAAACTTTTGGCTCTGTAGTCTTCCACACTTTTACATACTGGATACTAGCAAGACGACCAAGACGACCTTTTCTCCTGTCTGTTTGATTAGTGGATAATTTACTGCCCTGGTCCGCATGGATATCATGCCCTGCACTCTTCAGAGAACCCATGATTCCTGCAACTTTCATTTCTCATCCCATTGGCCAACTAGGCTCAatctagtaggaaaaaaaagtagaTCTGTATCATCTGAGAGCGTCTGAGAGCTATACAACTGACTTCTCAGCAACAACAGTCTACTCTTACTGGATACACAAGTCAGTGACTTCCACCTTtccaccagaaatgaaattatcTGACGTTATCAAACGCTTCTGTATAATATCTTAATGGCTATAAAGACCAGGCTCGAACTTCTTAGAAACTGGCTCAATTTTATATTTCAGTTGTAGTGGTTACAATTTATGTGTGTAAATCAGTCCCTCTGAGTAAAAAAATTTGATTTAACCCAAACcctttattcttttcataatcTACAATGACAAGAACAAAACCGAAAAACACTGAAGCAGACTGAGAttcaaagttgaaaaaaattacacCTGTAACTAAGACACCAATGCTAAAAACATCAAAATCTCCTTTTATAATTTACCTTTAAACCTGAAGAAAACTCTACCATTTCTTCTGCTTGAACATTTCTCAGCCCATGTACACGGGCAATACCATCACCAATACTTAAAACACGGCCAGTCTCTTCAAGGTCAACAGAGGTGTCAGCTCCAAGAATACGCTCTTCAAGAATAGAGGACATCTCTGCAGTGCCTACAGAGAGGACAGTTTCGTTACAGAAATAACCTGCTATCAAGATCTTTTCAAAACACATTTCCCCAATAACATAAAAACTATACTTTTGTGATCATAATAATCAACTTTGGTGCTCTAAAATCTAACATACATAATTCTATTCAAAAAGCTTGATACCCACCACTATGAAAATGAACCCAAGAGTCAGAGAACTTCACCAAATGTAAACCAGATTTAGAAGTTAATCAAATTAAGCAATACTCTTGTAAtacatattttctatcttctaatCCTTTGGTATAATCTCTAGGGAACCTACTTATGTAGATACCTGAATTTTTGgctaaactattaaaaaaaaaaggtatttttaaaatgcagtgtaTTTAAAAAACCAACTGTTAACAAAGTATAAGTACAGGTGCCCCTGCTTTTCAGAAGTTCTCTTTATGTCATTTCacttttacaaaaaagggtaattgCTTCTTCACTTTGAGGGGGAAACCTGTGTCTTCCCTTTAACAGGTACCATATTCTTCATCTCATCATGTGGGAAACACTTATCTTTATTTCAAAAGCCCCAACCTACAGTGTCTTCCTATGCTCACCTTTCCACTTCTCTATCACATTTACGTGTGCAAATTGAGACATCCAGGAAAAGGCTAGCAGTTACTGTCtttgaaaaagagataaaaattacTTGCTTTTTGCAATGTTTtttaagagagacaaaaacaaatcTTTCACAGATCATAAAGGGAGTCCACAGCCTGATATACGATGCTATTTCCACCCAAGGGGCATTCATTACCAGAAAAAAAGAAGCTGTACTGACATCAAGAGAGAAATATATAATTACAGCTCATTTTCAACAGAACAAGGGAACCTACCAAGTCAGAGCTAAATGGCACATCACAGGTTAAGAATCTGAGATTCCATGGTAactagaggggagggaggactcaCTCACAACAGTTACAGAACTTAATTTTTCAGTGACAAGGTAGTAAGCATGGTGTAGACCCAGAAATAATGACCTACCGGTCTTCTGAAGACGAGTGTTAGACGCGTGGAGGTTCCTTGCAGCAATGAAGGATGATCCCAAAGCATTTTTGGAGACCTAGtgcaagaatattttttaaaacttgattttttaaaaagcctttataAATCTAGCAAGCTTAAACAAATGCAGGCTTGGTTTCAGTTATCAATGTAAATATTATACTCAAAATAGTCCCCTTAAAACTGAAAGAGTTAATCACATAGGAAATACTCTCCTTATATGTTAAAATCTGTTATCTGATGCTGTTCCTGGTACACTGTGAGTATGTtataaaaagcatattttaagAAGCAACAAAGTATCTTTCTTTTCAAAGGCATAAGataatattattttgattttagatACATTTCAATTGAGTTGTAGAAATTCTCAATTCAATAAACTGCTTCCTAGAAAGGGCAAATCTCAACAGATTTCctattttaacaacaaaaaaaactgcaAATGTTACTACAGTTTGGCTAGGAACTAAGAGATATGGCATAtgcacttttttgttgttgtttactgCCTTCAACAAAGCATGCAGCAACCTGGACCCTGACTTCTCCTTCAAGCTATAATGCTGTGGTTGGTCAATGTCAATTCCTTCCTTATAAAGGAGTTGGATGAAATCGTTAAAAATGCTGTTTTGCTAACAGAAATCCAAGATGCTACCAGTGATAGTGTTAGGGCAGTAAAATGGCCAATGTTTATTTCACCTTCCAAATTGATACTACTCTTAAGATGAAAAAACAAGTAAATGTGAAGTGTCTACACAGGACCTAAGGGTTATGATAGTCTTAACTTCAAGGGATGTTAAGTAATGAAGGGCATTGACCTTCAAGGGTATTTTTCAACCtatgctctattttattttacttcagttCACAATCACTAACGACTCCTCAAGGACGAAGTCTTAAAACATGTCAAAGCTCCACAAAGCAAAGTCTTTCTGCCAGACTGAGACAACTTAGAACCTAGCTCTTCAGCTGTCAAGGTATTGGCCACATGAAATACATACTTGCACCTGTACGGTGTTTTCATGATCGTCTCAGTATTCAGCACTGAAAGACCACCTACTGGAAAACcaccttcatttatttatcatttatca encodes:
- the ATP5F1A gene encoding ATP synthase subunit alpha, mitochondrial, yielding MLSVRVAAAVARALPRRAGLVSKNALGSSFIAARNLHASNTRLQKTGTAEMSSILEERILGADTSVDLEETGRVLSIGDGIARVHGLRNVQAEEMVEFSSGLKGMSLNLEPDNVGVVVFGNDKLIKEGDIVKRTGAIVDVPVGEELLGRVVDALGNAIDGKGPIGAKTRRRVGLKAPGIIPRISVREPMQTGIKAVDSLVPIGRGQRELIIGDRQTGKTSIAIDTIINQKRFNDGTDEKKKLYCIYVAIGQKRSTVAQLVKRLTDADAMKYTIVVSATASDAAPLQYLAPYSGCSMGEYFRDNGKHALIIYDDLSKQAVAYRQMSLLLRRPPGREAYPGDVFYLHSRLLERAAKMNDAFGGGSLTALPVIETQAGDVSAYIPTNVISITDGQIFLETELFYKGIRPAINVGLSVSRVGSAAQTRAMKQVAGTMKLELAQYREVAAFAQFGSDLDAATQQLLSRGVRLTELLKQGQYAPMAIEEQVAVIYAGVRGYLDKLEPSKITKFETAFLSHVISQHQALLGKIRTDGKISEETDAKLKEIVTNFLAGFEA